The proteins below come from a single Streptomyces sp. SCSIO 75703 genomic window:
- a CDS encoding TetR/AcrR family transcriptional regulator has protein sequence MTSVDEPARSGARTRDAARTRAEILDMATREFARAGYDGARVDEIAARTRTTKRMIYYYFGGKEQLFTAVLERAYGVIREAEQRLDVDHLDPVAAIRRLAELTFDHHEEHPDFIRLVSIENIHEAEHIASSEMLSRMGSPALEVIRRILAEGRRSGLFTADVDAVDLHAMISSFCFFRVANRHTFGALFGRDLVDPARRAHYRTMLGDMVIAYLTAERARD, from the coding sequence ATGACCAGCGTCGACGAACCGGCACGATCAGGCGCGCGCACCCGCGACGCCGCCCGCACCCGGGCCGAGATCCTCGACATGGCGACGCGCGAGTTCGCGCGGGCCGGCTACGACGGGGCCCGCGTCGACGAGATCGCCGCCCGCACCCGCACCACCAAGCGGATGATCTACTACTACTTCGGCGGCAAGGAGCAGCTCTTCACGGCCGTCCTGGAGCGGGCCTACGGCGTGATCCGGGAGGCGGAGCAGCGGCTCGACGTCGACCACCTGGACCCGGTCGCGGCCATCCGCCGGCTCGCGGAGCTGACCTTCGACCACCACGAGGAGCACCCGGACTTCATCCGTCTGGTGAGCATCGAGAACATCCACGAGGCCGAGCACATCGCCTCCTCGGAGATGCTGTCCCGCATGGGCTCCCCGGCCCTGGAGGTGATCCGCCGCATCCTCGCGGAGGGGCGGCGCTCCGGGCTGTTCACGGCCGACGTCGACGCCGTCGACCTGCACGCGATGATCAGCTCCTTCTGCTTCTTCCGGGTCGCCAACCGGCACACCTTCGGCGCGCTGTTCGGCCGCGACCTGGTCGACCCGGCCCGGCGCGCGCACTACCGGACCATGCTCGGCGACATGGTGATCGCCTACCTGACGGCGGAACGCGCCCGGGACTGA
- a CDS encoding MFS transporter, whose translation MSVPAAPTPADAAPPGQPRKAAAAAWIGSALEYYDFFIYGSAAALIFPEVFFDESDPATATLLSLATFGVAYAARPVGAFFLGHVGDRLGRKKIMVFTLMLMGVSTFLIGCLPTRDQVGTLAPTLLVLCRVLQGISAAGEQASANSMTLEHAPPNRRGFFTSFTLSGTQGGQLLATLVFLPVAALPEEHLLSWGWRVPFWMSVAVAVVGFVIRRKLDETPAFVAQQAAGAGGTVKMPLAVLARDHWADVLRVVAAALIASVSTIFTVWALAYATSDAVGMSRTAMLWVGALANVVALGAIPLWAMLSDRVGRRPVFLIGAAGSAGAMFLYLWAISTGSYALTFLLGIVAFGVVYSAANGVWPAFYGEMFSTRVRLSGVAIGTQIGFAVAGFAVTFAAQIAGPGGDDWFAVALFTAALCVPPVIAALTARETHEVPTEDLGERTAGEPARRETVDV comes from the coding sequence GTGTCCGTCCCCGCCGCCCCGACACCCGCCGACGCCGCGCCGCCCGGCCAGCCCAGGAAGGCCGCAGCCGCCGCGTGGATCGGCAGCGCCCTGGAGTACTACGACTTCTTCATCTACGGCAGCGCCGCCGCGCTGATCTTCCCGGAGGTCTTCTTCGACGAGTCCGACCCGGCCACCGCGACCCTGCTGTCGCTGGCCACCTTCGGCGTCGCGTACGCGGCCCGTCCGGTCGGCGCCTTCTTCCTCGGCCACGTCGGCGACCGCCTCGGCCGCAAGAAGATCATGGTGTTCACCCTGATGCTGATGGGCGTGTCGACCTTCCTGATCGGCTGCCTGCCCACCCGTGACCAGGTCGGCACCCTCGCTCCGACACTGCTGGTGCTCTGCCGCGTGCTCCAGGGCATCTCCGCCGCCGGCGAGCAGGCGAGCGCCAACTCCATGACGCTGGAACACGCGCCCCCGAACCGGCGCGGCTTCTTCACCAGCTTCACCCTCAGCGGCACCCAGGGCGGCCAGTTGCTCGCCACCCTGGTCTTCCTGCCGGTCGCCGCGCTGCCCGAGGAACACCTGCTCTCCTGGGGCTGGCGCGTGCCGTTCTGGATGAGCGTCGCGGTCGCCGTGGTCGGCTTCGTGATCCGGCGCAAGCTGGACGAGACCCCGGCCTTCGTCGCCCAGCAGGCGGCCGGCGCGGGCGGCACCGTGAAGATGCCGCTGGCCGTGCTCGCCCGCGACCACTGGGCGGACGTGCTGCGCGTGGTGGCCGCCGCGCTCATCGCCTCGGTCAGCACCATCTTCACGGTGTGGGCGCTGGCGTACGCCACGAGCGACGCGGTCGGCATGTCCCGTACGGCCATGCTGTGGGTCGGGGCGCTGGCCAACGTCGTCGCGCTGGGCGCGATCCCGCTGTGGGCCATGCTCTCCGACCGCGTCGGGCGCCGCCCCGTGTTCCTGATCGGCGCGGCCGGCAGCGCGGGCGCCATGTTCCTCTACCTGTGGGCGATCTCGACCGGCTCGTACGCGCTGACGTTCCTGCTCGGCATCGTCGCCTTCGGTGTCGTCTACAGCGCCGCGAACGGCGTGTGGCCGGCCTTCTACGGCGAGATGTTCTCGACCCGGGTCCGGCTCTCCGGCGTGGCCATCGGCACCCAGATCGGGTTCGCGGTGGCCGGGTTCGCGGTGACGTTCGCGGCGCAGATCGCCGGTCCCGGCGGGGACGACTGGTTCGCGGTCGCCCTCTTCACGGCCGCCCTGTGCGTCCCGCCGGTGATCGCCGCGCTCACCGCACGCGAGACGCACGAGGTCCCGACGGAGGACCTGGGCGAACGGACGGCCGGGGAACCGGCCCGGCGGGAGACGGTGGACGTCTGA
- the ribA gene encoding GTP cyclohydrolase II yields the protein MTDSMGMLGKKAAQRTGVERVVVTPLPTVYGEFRAIGYVDHDRGDEHVALVHGDPGAAGVLTRLHSECLTGDAFGSRHCECGDQLASALRAVVAAGRGVVLYLRGHEGRGIGLLAKLRAMALQAEGLDTVEANLALGLPVDARDYGAAAGMLADLGVESVRLMSNNPRKREALALHGIRVDEQVPLLIPPCESNITYLRTKRERLDHHLPHLDAMVHASS from the coding sequence ATGACAGACAGCATGGGCATGCTCGGCAAGAAAGCAGCGCAGCGCACCGGTGTGGAACGGGTCGTGGTGACGCCGCTTCCCACCGTGTACGGGGAATTCCGGGCAATCGGATATGTGGACCACGACCGCGGCGACGAGCACGTCGCCCTGGTCCACGGCGACCCGGGCGCCGCCGGCGTGCTCACCCGGCTGCACTCGGAGTGCCTGACGGGGGACGCCTTCGGTTCGCGGCACTGCGAGTGCGGCGACCAACTCGCCTCGGCCCTGCGCGCGGTGGTCGCGGCGGGCCGCGGCGTCGTCCTCTACCTGCGCGGTCACGAGGGGCGCGGCATCGGGCTGCTGGCCAAACTGCGGGCGATGGCCTTGCAGGCGGAGGGCCTGGACACGGTGGAGGCGAACCTCGCCCTGGGCCTGCCGGTGGACGCCCGGGACTACGGGGCCGCCGCCGGGATGCTGGCGGACCTCGGGGTGGAGTCGGTGCGGCTGATGTCCAACAACCCGCGCAAGCGGGAGGCGTTGGCGCTGCACGGCATCCGCGTCGACGAGCAGGTGCCGCTGCTGATCCCGCCGTGCGAGAGCAACATCACCTATCTGCGCACCAAGCGGGAGCGCCTGGACCACCACCTGCCCCACCTGGACGCGATGGTCCACGCCTCGTCCTGA
- a CDS encoding creatininase family protein, with protein MDVSLVPADTTEDVRGRAAGVARQVAVLPVGSFEQHGPHLPLATDTLVACAIARRIAADHPVHLLPPVTIGCSHEHAAWPGTVSISAVTLHAVVRDIAESLRRSGVDALVVVNGHGGNYVLGNLVQESSARGERMALFPSVEDWETARERAGVATSLLTDMHAGEIETSLLLHAHPEFVRPGYEAADVLSDDRRHLLSLGMSAYTDSGVVGRPSLGSAEKGKKILASLADSFGAYFSLLTSADVPARGDERA; from the coding sequence ATGGATGTTTCACTGGTGCCGGCGGACACCACGGAGGATGTGCGCGGCCGGGCCGCCGGAGTGGCACGGCAGGTCGCCGTGCTGCCGGTGGGGAGCTTCGAGCAGCACGGTCCGCACCTGCCGCTGGCGACCGACACCCTCGTCGCCTGCGCGATCGCCCGCCGGATCGCCGCCGACCACCCGGTGCACCTGCTGCCGCCGGTGACGATCGGCTGCTCGCACGAGCACGCCGCCTGGCCCGGCACCGTCAGCATCTCCGCGGTCACCCTGCACGCGGTGGTACGGGACATAGCGGAATCGCTGCGCCGCTCGGGCGTCGACGCCCTGGTGGTGGTCAACGGACACGGCGGCAACTACGTGCTGGGCAACCTCGTTCAGGAGTCCTCCGCGCGCGGTGAGCGGATGGCGCTGTTCCCGTCCGTGGAGGACTGGGAGACGGCGCGGGAGCGGGCGGGGGTGGCCACCTCGCTCCTCACCGACATGCACGCGGGGGAAATCGAGACCTCCCTCCTCCTCCACGCCCATCCCGAATTCGTCCGGCCCGGTTACGAGGCCGCCGATGTCCTCTCCGACGACCGGCGTCATCTGCTCTCCCTCGGTATGTCCGCCTATACCGATTCCGGTGTCGTCGGGCGGCCTTCACTCGGTTCCGCGGAAAAGGGGAAGAAAATCCTGGCGAGTCTCGCGGATTCCTTCGGCGCGTATTTCTCGCTGCTCACCTCGGCGGACGTTCCCGCGCGGGGCGACGAGCGCGCATAG
- a CDS encoding class I SAM-dependent methyltransferase codes for MTSPTAPADPAGEAPGAAGPDGVIPGAGPAARPGERPAPPAPGAPRAHGRHEGHEGHAAPEGEEPPRYAPEWLRLREGADAAARAHDLLDPLRIRLANLPGRAGGRIVHDLGCGTGSMGRWLAPRLDGAQHWILHDRDPYLLHFAAVGTPRSAADGSRVTVETRRGDIGRLTPDALAGAALVTASALLDVLTAEEVGALAAACAGAGCAALLTLSVAGRVDLTPAHPLDGEIAAAFNDHQRRTGLLGPDAVPVAADAFAAHGATVRLHASPWHLGDGDAGLTGQWLRGWVGAAVEQRPELREPAARYLAARLAECATGALRVTVHHSDLLALCRPAGGTR; via the coding sequence ATGACGAGCCCCACGGCACCCGCCGACCCCGCGGGCGAGGCGCCCGGCGCGGCCGGGCCGGACGGGGTGATCCCCGGCGCCGGTCCCGCCGCGCGGCCCGGCGAACGCCCCGCCCCGCCCGCCCCCGGAGCCCCACGGGCACACGGGCGGCACGAGGGGCACGAGGGGCACGCGGCGCCCGAGGGGGAGGAGCCCCCGCGCTACGCGCCCGAGTGGCTGCGGCTGCGGGAGGGCGCCGACGCCGCCGCCCGCGCCCACGACCTGCTCGACCCGCTCCGCATCCGCCTCGCCAACCTGCCCGGCCGCGCGGGCGGCCGGATCGTGCACGACCTGGGCTGCGGCACCGGTTCCATGGGGCGCTGGCTCGCCCCCCGCCTGGACGGCGCCCAGCACTGGATCCTGCACGACCGCGACCCGTACCTGCTGCACTTCGCCGCCGTCGGCACCCCGCGCTCGGCCGCCGACGGCAGCCGCGTCACCGTCGAGACCCGGCGCGGGGACATCGGCCGGCTCACGCCGGACGCGCTGGCCGGCGCCGCGCTGGTCACGGCGTCCGCACTGCTCGACGTGCTCACCGCCGAGGAGGTCGGCGCCCTCGCCGCCGCCTGCGCCGGCGCGGGTTGCGCGGCGCTGCTGACCCTCTCCGTCGCCGGACGCGTGGATCTGACCCCCGCGCATCCCCTGGACGGCGAGATCGCCGCGGCGTTCAACGACCACCAGCGGCGCACCGGACTGCTCGGCCCGGACGCCGTCCCCGTCGCCGCCGACGCCTTCGCCGCGCACGGCGCGACCGTACGCCTGCACGCCAGCCCCTGGCACCTGGGCGACGGCGACGCCGGGCTGACCGGGCAGTGGCTGCGCGGCTGGGTCGGCGCGGCCGTCGAACAACGCCCGGAACTGCGGGAACCGGCCGCACGGTACCTGGCGGCGCGGCTCGCCGAGTGCGCCACCGGCGCCCTGCGGGTCACCGTCCACCACAGCGACCTGCTCGCCCTGTGCCGTCCGGCGGGCGGCACCCGGTGA